In a single window of the Dryobates pubescens isolate bDryPub1 chromosome Z, bDryPub1.pri, whole genome shotgun sequence genome:
- the MARCHF3 gene encoding E3 ubiquitin-protein ligase MARCHF3 gives MSHCSDLPGVVPEHPCQPAPTGKTLPNSSGQPGSCLQYVMQVSAKDGKLLSSIVRTLATQSSTFSDRPMCRICHEGNGQENLLSPCQCMGTLGAIHRSCLERWLSSSNTNCCELCHFRFAVERKPKPLLEWLRSPGPQHEKRTLFGDMVCFLFITPLATISGWLCLRGAVDHLHFSSRLEAVGLIALTVALFTIYLFWTLVSFRYHCRLYSEWRRTNQQVILLIPKSASVPSNHQSLLGLQSLKTNLKETII, from the exons ATGAGCCACTGCAGTGACCTGCCAGGGGTTGTGCCGGAGCACCCATGCCAACCAGCACCCACTGGCAAGACCCTGCCCAACAGCAGCGGCCAACCTGGCAGCTGCCTTCAGTATGTCATGCAGGTGTCAGCCAAAGATGGGAAGCTGCTCTCCTCCATCGTGCGAACATTAGCCACGCAGAG cAGCACCTTCAGTGACCGACCAATGTGCAGGATCTGCCACGAGGGCAACGGCCAGGAAaacctgctctctccctgccagtGTATGGGGACACTTGGGGCTATTCACCGCAGCTGCCTGGAGCGCTGGCTGTCCTCTTCAAACACCAACTGCTGTGAGCTCTGCCACTTCAGGTTTGCAGTGGAGCGTAAACCCAAGCCATTGCTGGAG TGGTTGAggagcccagggccacagcatgAGAAACGGACTCTCTTTGGCGACATGGTGTGCTTCTTGTTTATCACTCCACTGGCGACCATCTCTGGTTGGTTGTGTCTGCGAGGAGCAGTGGACCATCTGCACTTTAGCAGTAGGCTTGAAGCAGTTGGCCTCATTGCACTCACTGTCGCGCTCTTCACTATTTACCTCTTTTGGACCCTA gTGTCCTTCAGGTATCACTGTAGATTATACAGTGAGTGGCGTCGGACCAATCAGCAAGTGATACTCCTAATTCCAAAGTCTGCCAGTGTCCCCTCCAACCACCAGTCCCTGCTGGGCCTGCAGTCCCTCAAAACGAACTTGAAAGAGACAATCATTTAA